The following coding sequences are from one Malaciobacter pacificus window:
- a CDS encoding sulfite exporter TauE/SafE family protein, translating into MIIELLLFGVLTGFISGFFGVGGGMVLVPMLLLAGFLMKQAIAISIMQMVFSSIYGSFLNAKKAKNVLKDGIIIGIGGFVGGLQSGLIVSNVSNETLQYIFIGILIFSIVKIFFSPAEHNEESKKQNKLVLFIIGFVIGIFAMSIGVGGSILLTPILVGFLRYDLKSATSLGLFFVIFSSIAGFTSMSLHGHMLFLEGAIVGIASLIGVFFGIKAKHTINSNSYKKYILILNILILIIMIYKTFIS; encoded by the coding sequence ATGATTATTGAACTTTTACTATTTGGTGTATTAACAGGATTTATCTCTGGCTTTTTTGGAGTTGGGGGAGGAATGGTTCTTGTTCCAATGCTATTGCTTGCTGGGTTTTTAATGAAGCAAGCAATTGCGATTTCTATCATGCAAATGGTATTTAGTTCAATTTATGGCTCATTTTTAAATGCTAAAAAAGCAAAAAATGTATTAAAAGATGGAATTATTATTGGTATTGGAGGCTTTGTAGGTGGTCTTCAAAGTGGTTTAATTGTTTCAAATGTATCAAATGAAACTCTACAATATATTTTTATTGGGATTTTAATTTTCTCAATTGTAAAAATTTTCTTCTCCCCTGCTGAACACAATGAAGAATCTAAAAAACAAAATAAATTAGTTTTATTTATTATAGGTTTTGTAATTGGTATTTTTGCTATGAGTATAGGTGTTGGTGGTTCTATTTTATTAACACCAATATTAGTAGGATTTTTAAGATATGATTTAAAATCTGCAACTTCACTAGGACTATTTTTCGTAATATTTTCTTCAATTGCTGGATTTACATCAATGTCTTTACATGGGCATATGCTATTTTTAGAAGGTGCCATTGTAGGTATAGCTTCATTAATTGGCGTATTTTTTGGAATAAAAGCTAAACACACTATAAATTCAAACTCTTATAAAAAATATATCTTAATATTAAATATTTTAATACTTATTATAATGATATATAAAACATTTATATCATAA
- a CDS encoding diguanylate cyclase, translating into MNIFFKIICFCFIFTNLIYANGKDNIVDDSSYILLSEEENTFLENNRVKVISSKTWAPINMNNEEEKLAGIAVDFWNLISKRANINSETIIAKDWNEVLESIKNRTADITLGTTYDTKKKEYANFTTPYISFPIAFATLFDKRFIPKGSFLEGKKVAVGENYSSYVIMKKKYPKINFVQVKNTEVAMKLLSAGKVDAVIDILPVIAHLISINGYYNLKISGTSEERVNISFMIRSDYPELLSIVNKHIAQITPMDKANLINQWLTVKFDKRLVDYEYFYQALILLIILLIFYIFKQKDLKRYNRQLEELSKTDALTKLYNRRKIDEILNKLQNKKYSLILLDIDNFKEINDVFGHLEGDKVLIKIAELLKNNINSNDVLGRWGGEEFLLICKNTKEHEAYLIAERLRKLIEENDFKIRKVTASFGVSEANKKTSIKDVLAKADIAMYNAKQNGRNQVIVSSDLK; encoded by the coding sequence ATGAATATTTTTTTTAAAATCATATGTTTTTGTTTTATATTTACAAACTTAATATATGCCAATGGAAAAGATAATATAGTAGATGATTCTTCTTATATATTATTAAGTGAGGAAGAGAATACTTTTTTAGAAAACAATAGAGTAAAAGTCATTTCATCAAAAACTTGGGCACCTATAAATATGAATAATGAGGAAGAAAAACTTGCTGGTATTGCTGTAGATTTTTGGAATTTAATCTCTAAAAGAGCTAATATTAATTCAGAAACAATTATTGCAAAAGATTGGAATGAAGTTTTAGAATCTATTAAAAATAGAACAGCAGATATAACATTAGGAACTACATACGATACGAAGAAAAAAGAGTATGCTAACTTTACCACCCCTTATATATCTTTCCCAATTGCATTTGCAACACTATTTGATAAAAGATTTATTCCCAAGGGTTCTTTTTTAGAAGGGAAAAAAGTTGCTGTGGGTGAAAACTATAGTTCTTACGTAATTATGAAAAAAAAATATCCTAAAATTAATTTTGTGCAAGTAAAAAATACAGAAGTTGCAATGAAACTATTAAGTGCAGGAAAAGTTGATGCTGTAATTGATATACTTCCTGTTATTGCGCATTTAATATCTATAAATGGTTATTATAATCTAAAAATTTCAGGAACAAGTGAAGAGAGAGTTAATATTTCTTTTATGATAAGAAGTGATTATCCTGAATTACTTAGTATTGTAAATAAACATATTGCTCAAATTACCCCTATGGATAAAGCTAATCTTATAAATCAATGGCTAACTGTAAAATTTGATAAAAGATTAGTAGACTACGAATACTTTTATCAGGCTTTGATACTTTTAATCATTCTATTAATCTTTTATATTTTTAAACAAAAAGACTTAAAAAGATACAATAGACAACTTGAAGAACTTTCAAAAACAGATGCACTTACAAAACTATATAATAGAAGAAAAATTGACGAAATTTTAAATAAATTGCAAAATAAAAAATACTCTTTAATCCTATTAGATATTGATAATTTTAAAGAAATAAATGATGTATTTGGACATCTTGAAGGAGATAAAGTACTAATAAAAATTGCTGAATTACTTAAAAATAATATTAATTCTAACGATGTGTTGGGAAGATGGGGTGGTGAAGAATTTTTATTGATTTGTAAAAACACAAAAGAACATGAAGCTTACTTGATTGCTGAAAGATTAAGAAAATTAATTGAAGAAAACGATTTTAAAATTAGAAAAGTAACAGCATCTTTTGGAGTAAGTGAAGCTAACAAAAAAACATCAATAAAAGATGTTTTAGCAAAAGCAGATATTGCGATGTATAATGCAAAGCAAAATGGAAGAAATCAAGTTATAGTATCATCAGACTTAAAATAA
- the cysE gene encoding serine O-acetyltransferase, giving the protein MTNNEKDNKIKEELSLWQQIKEDFSVPKLNDPALDSSFELFFNYPGVWAIINHRISNRLYNKGWKKLSRALTGISSLFTKTDIHPAATIGRRVFIDHAIGVVIGATTIIEDDVLIYQGVTLGGVSLDKGKRHPTIKSNVVIGSGAKVLGNITIGKNSKIGANSVVVCDVPKNSTAVGVPAKIIKKDNKNCKLDHADLPDINKEMFKYLIERIHVLETALKEEDGIDVSDKDRKLEEDYNKFINAMNSIKKK; this is encoded by the coding sequence ATGACGAATAATGAAAAAGATAATAAAATAAAAGAAGAACTATCTTTATGGCAACAAATAAAAGAAGATTTTTCTGTTCCAAAATTAAATGATCCAGCACTAGATTCAAGTTTTGAACTATTTTTTAATTACCCTGGTGTTTGGGCTATTATAAATCACAGAATTTCTAATAGGTTATATAATAAAGGCTGGAAGAAACTTTCAAGAGCATTAACTGGTATTTCTTCACTATTTACAAAAACAGATATCCATCCAGCTGCAACTATTGGTAGAAGAGTTTTTATTGACCATGCAATTGGAGTTGTAATTGGTGCAACAACAATAATTGAAGATGATGTATTAATTTACCAAGGTGTAACTTTAGGTGGAGTAAGTCTTGATAAAGGGAAACGTCACCCTACTATAAAATCAAATGTTGTTATAGGAAGCGGTGCAAAAGTTTTAGGAAATATTACTATTGGTAAAAACTCTAAAATCGGTGCTAATTCTGTTGTTGTTTGTGATGTACCTAAAAATTCAACAGCAGTTGGAGTTCCAGCTAAAATTATAAAAAAAGACAACAAAAATTGTAAACTTGATCATGCTGATTTACCAGATATTAACAAAGAGATGTTTAAATATCTAATAGAGAGAATCCATGTTTTAGAGACTGCTTTAAAAGAAGAAGATGGAATTGATGTTAGTGATAAAGATAGAAAACTTGAAGAAGATTATAATAAATTTATAAATGCTATGAATTCTATTAAAAAGAAATAA
- the speA gene encoding biosynthetic arginine decarboxylase, which produces MNNYGIDNWSDNNFIIENGLAKVNHKSKPSLISIVKEIREQDFKGPLLLRFPHITQKQIDTLYKTFNTSIKTYDYKGSFNAVFPLKVNQLPNFIHPLIASGKKYGYGLEAGSKAELIIAMTYNAIGSPITINGFKDKEMIHLCFIAKSMGHNITVIIEGLNELEMIIEVLKETKMSSPNIGLRVRLHSGGSGLWAKSGGINSKFGLTSTEILEAYELMEDNNMVNHLTMIHFHIGSAMNSIKPLKKALRESGHIYAELKNLGATGLTSINIGGGLAVEYSAYEKTRFYSLNEFANDVVFTLKEIAKQKGVEEPNIFTESGRFISASSTVLITPVLELFSSEYELDHLKLKETNPPLIQELHDLHRDMTKRTAYEYMHDSMDHMESLLTLFDLGYIDLQDRSNAEILTHQIIKKAITLLEIEDSEELKRIDENIQEKYLLNFSMFQSLPDYWGIDQEFPIMPITHLNKKPTRSASLWDITCDSDGELPFDMKKPLYLHDINLNKEDYFLGFFNVGAYQDTLGMKHNLFSHPTEVNVVFKNDEVILEKIIESQKVIDILEDIDYDTEEMKSILKANLKQDIFIKLEKYLNENSYLKTIWSYYDE; this is translated from the coding sequence GTGAATAATTACGGTATTGATAACTGGAGTGATAATAATTTTATTATTGAAAATGGCTTAGCAAAAGTAAATCATAAATCTAAACCATCACTTATTTCTATTGTTAAAGAAATCAGAGAGCAGGACTTTAAAGGTCCTTTACTTCTTAGGTTTCCACATATTACGCAAAAACAAATTGATACTTTATACAAAACATTTAATACTAGTATCAAAACTTATGATTATAAAGGTAGTTTTAATGCTGTTTTCCCTTTAAAAGTAAATCAATTACCCAACTTTATACATCCCCTAATTGCAAGTGGTAAAAAATATGGATATGGACTAGAAGCAGGTAGTAAAGCAGAACTTATAATTGCTATGACATATAATGCTATTGGCTCACCTATTACAATAAATGGATTTAAAGATAAAGAGATGATACACCTTTGTTTCATTGCAAAAAGTATGGGACATAACATTACAGTAATCATAGAAGGTTTAAATGAACTGGAAATGATTATAGAGGTATTAAAAGAAACTAAAATGTCTTCTCCTAATATAGGGTTAAGAGTTAGACTACATAGTGGTGGAAGTGGCTTATGGGCGAAAAGTGGAGGTATTAATTCAAAATTTGGATTAACATCAACTGAAATACTTGAAGCCTATGAATTAATGGAAGACAATAATATGGTTAATCATTTAACAATGATTCATTTTCATATAGGTTCTGCTATGAATTCAATAAAGCCTTTAAAGAAAGCTTTAAGAGAGTCTGGACATATTTATGCCGAACTTAAAAATCTTGGAGCTACTGGATTAACATCAATTAATATTGGTGGAGGATTGGCTGTTGAATATAGTGCTTATGAAAAAACTAGATTTTACTCATTAAATGAGTTTGCAAATGATGTAGTATTTACATTAAAAGAGATTGCAAAACAAAAAGGTGTAGAAGAGCCTAATATTTTCACTGAATCAGGAAGATTTATTAGTGCTTCCTCAACTGTATTAATAACACCTGTTTTAGAACTATTTTCTTCAGAATATGAATTAGATCATTTAAAATTAAAAGAGACAAATCCACCATTAATTCAAGAATTACATGATTTACACAGAGATATGACAAAAAGAACTGCTTATGAGTATATGCATGATAGTATGGATCATATGGAGTCTCTTTTAACTCTATTTGATTTAGGTTATATTGATTTACAAGATAGATCAAATGCAGAAATTTTAACACATCAAATTATTAAAAAAGCAATCACACTTTTAGAGATTGAAGACTCAGAAGAGTTAAAAAGAATTGATGAAAATATTCAAGAAAAATATCTATTAAACTTTTCTATGTTTCAATCTCTTCCAGATTATTGGGGAATAGATCAAGAATTCCCAATAATGCCTATTACACATCTAAATAAAAAACCTACAAGAAGTGCTTCTTTATGGGATATTACATGTGATAGTGATGGAGAGCTGCCATTTGATATGAAAAAACCTTTATATCTGCATGATATTAATTTAAATAAAGAGGACTACTTCTTAGGATTCTTCAATGTTGGAGCATATCAAGATACATTAGGAATGAAACATAATTTATTTTCTCATCCAACAGAAGTAAATGTAGTATTTAAAAATGATGAAGTTATATTAGAAAAAATCATAGAATCTCAAAAGGTGATAGATATTTTAGAAGATATTGATTATGATACTGAAGAGATGAAGTCAATTTTAAAAGCAAATTTAAAGCAAGATATATTTATAAAACTAGAAAAATATTTAAATGAAAATAGTTATTTAAAAACTATATGGAGTTATTATGACGAATAA
- the acnA gene encoding aconitate hydratase AcnA: protein MNRYINNFKFGDNTFYYCDLKRIFNDYPALEKLPNCLKILLEVNLRTCEENNINKVIDIFISKIKNKKIVFEPTRIIMQDLSAIPILIDLATMRDQAENFGVDLKKVNPQIMVDLVVDHSLNIEKTSSFDSVEINLENEIKRNSERYKFIKWASSQFENLSVVPPGFGISHQVNLEYLSTMINIKEIEDKFFIFPECIVGTDLHTSMVNALGILAWEVGEMESQSIMFGLNSPFYLPKVTGIKIEGKLQSGITINDVVLSLTKFINEQETHQEFVEFFGEGVKELSLEDRAAISNMANEYNVAVSFFGVDDNTIAYIEKTRGVDASFIKEYFKLQDMYNKYEDFDFDEVLEFDLSQVKSVVAGPSRSEEKVLVNKVPSKLKSFKRGNLLKANDIVLASITSCLSTSNPSLIIQAGLLIKNAIEFGLEINPNIKKIFTPGSHSVTSYLKHLDLLKFFEYVGFNISGYGCVSCIGNSGKLLPGIEEEIVNYDLDVSSVSSGNRNFKENSNPLIKSNWLMSPALVIAYCFKGTINCNIIDDEIAKGVYLKDIWPSNKELNEYLKKIQSDIYLKSYNNLFLGNIYWQSLDIATTAKYEWDDDSTYIHSSLSFKNLDLEKIEIKNARVLAVLGDNILNEDISAIGKIKEDSLAGQYLLSKNIKSNELDTFENRKGNIDLMIRGILSSPNLENLLISPKKGSLTRDFQTKEIVGIFEYCEKMKKMNIPLVLFAGENFGGGVVRDWASRGLSLLGVKAIIAKSFDHSFKTNLVRVGVLPLEFDKEGLENIELTGDELISIKRRNLIPNEKIELNILKKGLNKTLVLRSKLENLQEVEFYRNGGVLSYILKHL from the coding sequence GTGAATAGATATATTAATAATTTTAAATTTGGTGATAATACATTTTATTACTGTGATTTAAAGAGAATATTTAATGACTATCCTGCTTTAGAGAAACTTCCAAATTGTTTAAAAATATTATTAGAAGTTAATTTAAGAACTTGTGAAGAAAATAATATAAATAAGGTTATTGATATATTTATATCAAAGATTAAAAATAAAAAAATAGTTTTTGAACCAACTAGAATCATAATGCAAGATTTAAGTGCAATTCCAATACTAATTGATTTAGCAACAATGCGAGATCAAGCAGAGAATTTTGGAGTTGATTTAAAGAAGGTTAATCCCCAGATTATGGTTGATTTAGTGGTTGATCATTCTTTAAATATTGAAAAAACTAGTTCCTTTGACAGTGTTGAAATAAATTTAGAAAATGAAATAAAAAGAAATTCAGAAAGATATAAATTTATAAAATGGGCAAGTTCTCAATTTGAAAATCTTTCTGTAGTTCCACCTGGTTTTGGAATTTCCCATCAAGTAAATTTAGAATATTTATCAACAATGATAAATATAAAAGAAATAGAAGATAAGTTTTTTATTTTCCCTGAGTGTATTGTAGGAACTGACTTACACACAAGTATGGTAAATGCTTTAGGTATTTTAGCTTGGGAAGTAGGGGAAATGGAATCTCAAAGTATTATGTTTGGTTTAAATTCGCCTTTTTATTTACCAAAAGTTACGGGAATAAAAATTGAGGGAAAATTACAAAGTGGTATTACTATAAATGATGTGGTTTTAAGTTTAACAAAATTTATAAATGAGCAAGAAACACATCAAGAGTTTGTAGAATTTTTTGGTGAAGGTGTTAAAGAATTATCCTTAGAAGATAGGGCAGCAATATCAAATATGGCAAATGAGTATAATGTAGCTGTTTCATTTTTTGGGGTAGATGATAATACAATAGCATATATTGAAAAGACTAGGGGAGTTGATGCTTCATTTATAAAAGAGTATTTTAAACTTCAAGATATGTATAATAAATATGAAGATTTTGACTTTGATGAAGTTTTAGAATTTGATTTATCACAAGTAAAATCAGTTGTTGCGGGACCTTCTAGAAGTGAAGAAAAAGTTTTAGTAAATAAAGTTCCAAGTAAATTAAAGAGTTTTAAAAGAGGAAACCTTTTAAAAGCAAATGACATAGTTTTAGCAAGTATTACTTCTTGTTTAAGTACTTCAAACCCAAGTTTAATTATTCAAGCTGGATTATTAATAAAAAATGCAATAGAGTTTGGATTAGAAATTAATCCAAATATCAAAAAAATATTCACACCTGGTTCTCATAGTGTTACAAGCTATTTAAAGCATTTAGATTTATTAAAGTTTTTTGAATATGTTGGTTTTAATATTTCTGGTTATGGTTGTGTAAGTTGTATTGGAAATAGTGGGAAACTATTGCCAGGAATTGAAGAAGAAATAGTTAATTATGATTTGGATGTTAGTTCTGTAAGTAGTGGGAACAGAAATTTTAAAGAAAATTCTAATCCTTTAATAAAATCAAACTGGTTAATGTCTCCAGCTCTTGTTATTGCATATTGTTTTAAGGGAACTATTAATTGTAATATTATTGATGATGAAATTGCAAAGGGTGTTTACTTAAAAGATATTTGGCCAAGTAATAAAGAGTTAAATGAATATTTAAAAAAGATACAAAGTGATATTTATTTAAAAAGTTACAATAACCTTTTTTTAGGAAATATTTATTGGCAATCATTAGATATTGCAACAACAGCAAAATATGAGTGGGATGATGATTCTACTTATATTCACTCATCATTATCTTTCAAAAATCTAGACCTTGAAAAAATAGAGATTAAAAATGCAAGGGTTTTAGCTGTATTGGGCGATAATATTTTAAATGAAGATATTTCTGCGATTGGTAAGATTAAAGAAGATTCCTTAGCTGGACAGTATCTGCTATCAAAAAATATTAAAAGTAATGAATTAGATACCTTTGAAAATAGAAAAGGGAATATTGATTTAATGATTAGAGGGATTCTTTCAAGTCCTAATTTAGAAAATCTATTAATATCTCCCAAAAAGGGTAGTTTAACTAGAGACTTTCAAACTAAAGAGATAGTTGGTATTTTTGAATATTGTGAGAAAATGAAAAAGATGAATATTCCTTTGGTTTTATTTGCAGGTGAAAATTTTGGTGGAGGAGTTGTTCGAGATTGGGCTTCAAGAGGATTGAGTTTACTTGGAGTAAAAGCAATTATTGCAAAATCTTTTGACCATAGTTTTAAAACTAATTTAGTAAGGGTAGGAGTTTTACCTTTAGAGTTTGATAAAGAAGGATTAGAAAATATAGAATTAACAGGAGATGAATTAATATCTATAAAAAGAAGAAATTTAATTCCAAATGAAAAAATTGAGCTTAATATTTTAAAAAAAGGTTTAAATAAAACTCTTGTTCTTAGATCGAAATTAGAAAATTTACAAGAAGTTGAGTTTTATAGAAATGGTGGGGTATTATCTTATATATTAAAACATTTATAG
- the uvrA gene encoding excinuclease ABC subunit UvrA → MKDSIKIFNAKENNLKNINLEIPKNKLIVFTGLSGSGKSTLAFDTLYAEGQRRYIESLSAYARQFLDKVGKPDVERIEGLTPAIAIDQKTTSKNPRSTVGTITEVYDYLRLLYARVGKQHCHKCGEPISQMSASDVIDQVLKLPDNSKVVILAPLINRKKGTFADLLESLRGKGYVRAMIDGVMARLDEEIELEKNKMHTIKVVIDRVVIKEDNKDRIAQDVEKGLKESFGELEIEVLNHEEVGVEKHIHYSEHMACFDCKISFEPLEPLSFSFNSPKGACSSCDGLGIRYALDMKKVVNEELPLEDGAIKVIYGFNKGFYFKMLMAYCEAAGIDIKIPFRELPEHQRKSILHGGVEEAKFTWKRHKLTRKWEGIIKLAYDMIKDEKDMAEYMTEKKCSDCNGNRLKPSSQSVFVAKKTISDIINQPIEDAHAFFQDEKNFEYFNEQNRMISKPILKEIKERIFFLHDVGLGYITLGRDARTISGGEAQRIRVASQIGSGLTGVMYVLDEPSIGLHERDTSKLIKTLKALQEKGNTVIVVEHDKETIEAADYIVDIGPNAGKYGGEIVFNGTLAQMNKAKTLTAQYVSGKKKIDYVHNRPQEEFIEIKNVTINNIKDLDVQIPLKNLCAITGVSGSGKSSLILQTLLPVAKELLNHARKVNKVDGVEITGLEKLDKVIYLDQSPIGRTPRSNPATYTGLMDEIRTLFSKTKEASLRGYKIGRFSFNVKGGRCEKCQGEGEIKIEMHFLPDIMVKCDDCQGQRYNAQTLEILYKGKNISEVLNMSVDEALEFFAKVPKIKAKLQTLSDVGLGYITLGQNAVTLSGGEAQRIKLSKELSKKDTGNTLYVLDEPTTGLHFADVDRLTKVLHHLVEVGNSVLVIEHNLDVIKNSDWVIDMGPEGGSKGGLIVDEGTPEYLAKNHKKSGSYTGYYLDKELNQK, encoded by the coding sequence ATGAAAGATTCAATCAAAATTTTTAATGCAAAAGAAAATAATTTAAAAAATATTAATTTAGAAATACCAAAAAATAAACTTATCGTATTTACAGGACTATCAGGTTCTGGTAAATCAACCCTTGCTTTTGACACACTTTATGCAGAGGGTCAGAGAAGATATATAGAGAGTCTTAGTGCTTATGCTAGACAATTCTTAGATAAAGTAGGAAAACCTGATGTTGAAAGAATTGAAGGATTAACTCCTGCAATTGCAATTGATCAAAAAACAACATCAAAAAACCCAAGGTCAACAGTTGGAACAATTACTGAAGTATATGATTATCTAAGGTTATTATATGCAAGAGTTGGGAAACAGCACTGTCATAAATGTGGTGAACCAATTTCACAAATGAGTGCAAGTGATGTAATTGATCAAGTTTTAAAACTACCTGATAACTCAAAAGTTGTAATTTTAGCACCACTTATCAATAGAAAAAAAGGTACATTTGCTGATTTACTTGAAAGCTTAAGGGGTAAAGGTTATGTAAGAGCCATGATTGATGGCGTTATGGCAAGACTTGATGAAGAAATCGAGTTAGAAAAAAATAAAATGCACACTATCAAAGTAGTAATTGATAGAGTTGTTATAAAAGAAGATAATAAAGATAGAATTGCACAAGATGTAGAAAAAGGTTTAAAAGAGAGTTTTGGAGAACTTGAAATTGAAGTTTTAAACCATGAAGAAGTAGGAGTTGAAAAACATATTCACTATTCTGAACATATGGCATGTTTTGATTGTAAAATCTCTTTTGAACCATTAGAACCTTTATCTTTCTCATTTAATTCACCAAAGGGTGCTTGTAGTTCTTGTGATGGATTAGGTATTAGATATGCACTTGATATGAAAAAAGTAGTTAATGAAGAGTTACCATTAGAAGATGGTGCCATAAAAGTTATTTATGGTTTTAATAAAGGTTTCTATTTTAAAATGCTTATGGCTTATTGTGAAGCAGCTGGAATTGATATTAAAATTCCTTTTAGAGAGTTACCAGAACATCAAAGAAAATCAATCTTGCATGGTGGAGTTGAAGAAGCTAAATTTACTTGGAAAAGACATAAACTTACTAGAAAATGGGAAGGTATAATAAAACTTGCCTACGACATGATAAAAGATGAAAAAGATATGGCTGAATACATGACTGAAAAGAAATGTAGTGATTGTAATGGAAATAGACTAAAACCCTCTTCCCAAAGTGTTTTTGTAGCAAAAAAAACTATTTCAGATATTATAAATCAACCTATTGAAGATGCCCATGCCTTTTTCCAAGATGAAAAAAACTTTGAATACTTTAATGAACAAAATAGAATGATTTCAAAACCTATTTTAAAAGAGATTAAAGAGAGAATTTTCTTCTTACATGATGTTGGACTTGGTTATATTACACTTGGAAGAGACGCTAGAACTATTTCAGGTGGAGAGGCTCAAAGAATTAGAGTTGCAAGTCAAATTGGTTCTGGACTTACAGGAGTTATGTATGTTCTTGATGAACCTTCAATTGGATTACATGAAAGAGATACAAGTAAATTAATTAAAACATTAAAAGCATTACAAGAAAAAGGTAACACTGTAATAGTTGTTGAACATGATAAAGAGACTATTGAAGCAGCTGATTATATAGTTGATATTGGACCAAATGCTGGAAAATATGGTGGAGAAATTGTTTTTAATGGAACTTTAGCTCAAATGAATAAAGCAAAAACTTTAACTGCACAATATGTAAGTGGAAAGAAAAAAATCGATTATGTTCATAATAGACCCCAAGAAGAATTTATAGAAATCAAAAATGTAACCATCAACAACATTAAAGATTTAGATGTACAAATTCCATTAAAAAACCTTTGTGCAATTACAGGAGTTAGTGGTAGTGGTAAATCTTCACTTATTTTACAAACCCTACTTCCTGTTGCTAAAGAGCTTTTAAATCATGCTAGAAAAGTAAATAAAGTTGATGGAGTTGAAATTACTGGTTTAGAAAAGCTTGACAAAGTAATTTACCTAGACCAAAGTCCAATTGGAAGAACTCCAAGATCAAATCCTGCTACTTATACTGGTCTTATGGATGAGATTAGAACACTATTTTCTAAAACAAAAGAGGCAAGTTTGAGAGGATATAAAATAGGAAGGTTCTCATTTAATGTTAAAGGTGGAAGATGTGAGAAGTGTCAAGGTGAAGGTGAAATAAAAATTGAAATGCACTTCTTACCGGATATCATGGTTAAATGTGATGATTGTCAAGGTCAAAGATATAATGCTCAAACATTAGAAATTTTATACAAAGGAAAAAATATTTCGGAAGTATTAAATATGAGTGTTGATGAAGCTTTAGAGTTTTTTGCAAAGGTTCCAAAAATCAAAGCAAAACTTCAAACACTAAGTGATGTTGGACTTGGATATATTACTTTAGGACAAAATGCAGTCACTCTTTCAGGTGGTGAGGCTCAAAGAATCAAATTATCAAAAGAGTTAAGTAAAAAAGATACTGGAAATACACTTTATGTTTTAGATGAACCAACAACTGGTCTACACTTTGCAGATGTTGATAGACTTACAAAAGTACTTCATCATTTAGTTGAAGTTGGTAATTCAGTATTAGTAATTGAGCATAATCTTGATGTAATTAAAAATTCAGATTGGGTAATTGATATGGGACCTGAGGGTGGAAGTAAAGGAGGACTAATTGTTGATGAAGGAACTCCAGAATACTTAGCCAAAAACCATAAAAAATCAGGTTCTTACACAGGATATTATTTAGATAAAGAACTAAATCAAAAGTGA
- a CDS encoding DUF309 domain-containing protein yields the protein MKIDYTIFTQKTAIDRFIFAIENGYYVEAHELLEDDWNMYKKQGEKEKALVLKGLINGATALALYHIKKRPHGFDKVWPAFIKYIPLLDEVNFEEKDKYYKAKEILLNLNSQI from the coding sequence ATGAAGATTGATTATACAATTTTTACACAAAAAACTGCTATAGATAGATTTATATTCGCAATTGAAAATGGCTACTATGTTGAAGCCCATGAATTATTAGAAGATGATTGGAATATGTATAAAAAACAAGGGGAAAAAGAAAAAGCCCTTGTTTTAAAAGGTTTAATCAATGGAGCTACGGCTTTAGCTTTATATCATATAAAAAAAAGACCTCATGGTTTTGATAAAGTATGGCCTGCTTTTATAAAATACATACCTTTATTAGATGAAGTTAACTTTGAGGAAAAAGATAAATATTATAAAGCTAAAGAAATTTTATTGAACCTTAATTCTCAAATATAA